In Thauera sp. JM12B12, one DNA window encodes the following:
- a CDS encoding ABC transporter ATP-binding protein has protein sequence MPFSWFERRIDPYPEAAPGTAPRGFFAFLWAGTEGMRPFILGMMLLTASIGAFEALLFAMLGKVVDWLAAVEPSRLWSDEGGTLLLLAAIIVGSIALVAVQTMLKHQSLAGNFPMRLRWNFHRLMLGQSMSFYQDEFAGRVSAKVMQTALAVRDTCLIMTDILVFVTIYFVTLTVVVASFDAWFLAPFLGWLALYVVVLRWFVPRLSKVSRAQADARALMTGRITDAYTNIATVKLFSHAGREAAYARGAMQEFMGTVHAQMRLVSGIEIVVHSLSMGLILATSGVALWLWSQGEVGVGAVAAATAMALRLNGMSHWVMWEMASLFENVGTVQDGINTLSRPHAVVDRADAKPLVVSRGEVRFEHLGFAYGATGPQARRVIDDFTLTIRAGEKIGVVGRSGAGKSTLVNLLLRFYDLEQGRILIDGQDIAGVTQNSLRAQIGMVTQDTSLLHRSVRDNILYGRPDATDADMIAAAKRAEAHEFILGLTDPKGRRGYDAHVGERGVKLSGGQRQRIAIARVMLKDAPILLLDEATSALDSEVEAAIQQSLYRLMEGKTVVAIAHRLSTIAAMDRLVVMDRGRIVEEGDHHGLLARGGLYARLWAHQSGGFLGAEADDEPLRDADEEAVVQPG, from the coding sequence GTGCCGTTCAGCTGGTTCGAGCGCCGTATCGATCCATACCCCGAAGCCGCCCCCGGCACCGCGCCGCGCGGCTTCTTCGCCTTCCTGTGGGCGGGCACCGAGGGTATGCGGCCCTTCATCCTCGGCATGATGCTGCTCACCGCGAGCATCGGCGCCTTCGAGGCCCTGCTGTTCGCGATGCTCGGCAAGGTGGTGGATTGGCTCGCCGCGGTGGAGCCTTCGCGCCTGTGGTCGGACGAGGGCGGCACCTTGCTGCTGCTCGCGGCCATCATCGTCGGCAGCATCGCGCTGGTGGCGGTGCAGACCATGCTCAAGCACCAGAGCCTGGCGGGCAACTTCCCGATGCGGCTGCGCTGGAACTTCCACCGCCTGATGCTCGGGCAGAGCATGAGCTTCTACCAGGACGAGTTCGCCGGCCGGGTGTCGGCCAAGGTCATGCAGACCGCGCTCGCGGTGCGCGACACCTGCCTGATCATGACCGACATCCTGGTCTTCGTGACGATCTACTTCGTCACCCTGACCGTGGTGGTGGCGAGCTTCGACGCCTGGTTCCTCGCCCCCTTCCTCGGCTGGCTGGCGCTCTATGTGGTCGTGCTGCGCTGGTTCGTGCCGCGCCTGTCCAAGGTCTCGCGCGCGCAGGCCGACGCGCGTGCGCTGATGACCGGGCGCATCACCGACGCCTACACCAACATCGCCACCGTCAAGCTGTTCTCCCACGCCGGCCGCGAGGCCGCCTACGCGCGCGGCGCGATGCAGGAGTTCATGGGCACCGTGCATGCGCAGATGCGGCTGGTGAGCGGGATCGAGATCGTCGTGCACAGCCTGTCGATGGGCCTGATCCTCGCCACCAGCGGGGTGGCACTGTGGCTGTGGAGCCAGGGCGAGGTCGGCGTCGGCGCGGTGGCGGCGGCGACCGCGATGGCGCTGCGCCTCAATGGCATGTCGCACTGGGTGATGTGGGAGATGGCCTCGCTGTTCGAGAACGTCGGCACCGTGCAGGACGGCATCAACACCTTGTCGCGCCCGCACGCGGTGGTCGACCGTGCGGACGCCAAGCCGCTGGTCGTGAGCCGCGGCGAGGTCCGCTTCGAGCACCTCGGCTTCGCCTACGGCGCCACCGGCCCGCAGGCGCGGCGGGTGATCGACGACTTCACGCTGACCATCCGCGCGGGCGAGAAGATCGGCGTGGTCGGGCGCTCGGGCGCGGGCAAATCGACCCTGGTGAACCTGCTGCTGCGTTTCTACGACCTCGAGCAGGGCCGCATCCTGATCGACGGCCAGGACATTGCCGGCGTCACCCAGAACAGCCTGCGCGCGCAGATCGGCATGGTCACCCAGGACACCTCGCTGCTGCACCGCTCGGTGCGCGACAACATCCTTTACGGCCGCCCCGACGCCACCGACGCCGACATGATCGCCGCCGCGAAAAGGGCAGAAGCGCACGAGTTCATCCTCGGCCTCACCGACCCCAAGGGGCGGCGCGGCTACGACGCCCACGTCGGCGAGCGCGGCGTCAAGCTCTCCGGCGGGCAGCGCCAGCGCATCGCGATCGCGCGCGTGATGTTGAAGGACGCGCCCATCCTGCTGCTCGACGAGGCCACCAGCGCGCTCGACTCCGAGGTCGAGGCCGCCATCCAGCAGAGCCTCTACCGCCTCATGGAGGGCAAGACCGTGGTGGCGATCGCGCACCGCCTGTCGACGATCGCGGCGATGGACCGCCTGGTGGTGATGGACCGCGGCCGCATCGTCGAGGAGGGTGACCACCATGGCCTGCTCGCCCGCGGCGGCTTGTACGCCCGCCTGTGGGCGCACCAGAGCGGTGGCTTCCTGGGTGCCGAGGCCGACGACGAGCCGCTCCGCGACGCCGACGAGGAGGCCGTGGTCCAGCCGGGCTGA
- a CDS encoding cation transporter produces MNDTPGMDADGRAAGGCCGQCGGAAASAGPAAHTGPAVARVRSVFRIPGMDCPSEEQMIRMRLADAPVAALAFDLAGRRLTVDHDDDPQAILARLVPLGYGAELAESRALAAGEAQAGAPADEAAEARVLWTLLAINALMFVVELGAGMWARSAGLIADAMDMFADAAVYGVALYAVGRAARHKLAAARLAGVLQLVLALGALAEVVRRIVTGAMPEPVGMMGIALLALAANVACLVLIARHREGGVHMKASYIFSANDVIANLGVIGAGALVAWLGTPWPDRVIGLLIGAVVLAGAVRILRLK; encoded by the coding sequence GTGAACGACACGCCTGGAATGGACGCCGACGGCCGCGCTGCAGGCGGCTGCTGCGGCCAGTGCGGCGGTGCGGCAGCGAGCGCAGGGCCTGCCGCGCATACCGGCCCCGCCGTGGCGCGCGTGCGCAGCGTGTTCCGCATTCCGGGCATGGACTGCCCGTCCGAGGAGCAGATGATCCGCATGCGCCTGGCCGATGCGCCGGTGGCGGCGCTCGCTTTCGATCTCGCCGGTCGGCGGCTGACGGTGGATCACGACGACGACCCGCAGGCGATCCTCGCCCGCCTCGTCCCGCTGGGCTACGGCGCCGAGCTGGCCGAGTCGCGTGCGCTCGCTGCCGGCGAGGCGCAGGCCGGCGCGCCGGCCGACGAAGCGGCCGAGGCACGGGTGCTGTGGACGCTGCTGGCGATCAACGCGTTGATGTTCGTCGTCGAGCTCGGCGCCGGTATGTGGGCGCGCTCGGCGGGGCTGATCGCCGACGCCATGGACATGTTCGCCGACGCCGCGGTGTATGGCGTCGCGCTCTATGCGGTGGGGCGGGCGGCGCGCCACAAGCTCGCCGCGGCGCGGCTGGCGGGCGTGCTGCAGCTGGTGCTGGCGCTCGGCGCGCTCGCCGAGGTGGTGCGCCGCATCGTCACCGGCGCGATGCCCGAGCCTGTCGGCATGATGGGCATCGCGCTGCTCGCGCTCGCCGCCAACGTCGCCTGCCTGGTGCTGATCGCCCGCCATCGCGAAGGCGGTGTGCACATGAAGGCGAGCTACATCTTCTCGGCCAACGACGTCATCGCCAACCTCGGGGTAATCGGCGCCGGCGCGCTGGTGGCCTGGCTCGGGACGCCGTGGCCGGACCGGGTCATCGGGCTGCTGATCGGGGCGGTGGTGCTGGCGGGCGCGGTGCGCATCCTGCGGTTGAAGTGA
- a CDS encoding CaiB/BaiF CoA-transferase family protein: MTTPTKPLAGLKVIELGTLIAGPFAARILAEFGAEVIKIESPDGGDPLRKWRKLYEGTSLWWYLQARNKKSVTANLKHPVGVELVRRLVAEADIVVENFRPGVLDKLGLGWEALSAINPGLVMVRLSGFGQSGPMAQQPGFGAIGESMGGLRYVTGFPDRPPVKTGISIGDSIAALWGALGALMALRHKEVNGGAGQVVDVALYEAVFAMMESLVPEFDVFGFVRERTGNIMPGITPSNTHTTRDGRHITIGANGDAIFRRLAKAMGRDDLAEDPTLADNAGRDARRDELYALIDAWVAQHDEAAVLATLAAAEVPASRIYSVADMFADPQFLAREMLHSVKLPDGRDCRMPGVVPRLSATPGGSEWIGPALGEHTDAVLRSLGYDDARIAALRAEGAI; encoded by the coding sequence ATGACCACACCCACCAAACCCCTCGCCGGCCTCAAGGTGATCGAGCTCGGCACCCTCATCGCCGGCCCCTTCGCCGCCCGCATCCTCGCCGAGTTCGGCGCCGAGGTGATCAAGATCGAGTCGCCCGACGGCGGCGATCCGCTGCGCAAGTGGCGCAAGCTCTACGAGGGCACCTCGCTGTGGTGGTACCTGCAGGCGCGCAACAAGAAGTCGGTGACGGCGAACCTCAAGCACCCGGTGGGCGTCGAGCTGGTGCGCCGGCTGGTGGCCGAGGCCGACATCGTGGTGGAGAACTTCCGCCCCGGCGTGCTCGACAAGCTCGGCCTGGGCTGGGAGGCGCTGTCGGCGATCAACCCCGGCCTGGTCATGGTGCGCCTGTCGGGCTTCGGCCAGAGCGGGCCGATGGCGCAGCAGCCGGGCTTCGGGGCGATCGGCGAGTCGATGGGCGGACTGCGTTACGTGACCGGCTTCCCCGACCGGCCGCCGGTAAAGACCGGGATCTCGATCGGCGACTCGATCGCGGCGCTGTGGGGCGCGCTCGGCGCGCTGATGGCGCTGCGCCACAAGGAGGTGAACGGCGGCGCGGGCCAGGTGGTGGACGTGGCGCTGTACGAGGCGGTGTTCGCGATGATGGAGTCGCTGGTGCCCGAGTTCGACGTCTTCGGCTTCGTGCGCGAGCGCACCGGCAACATCATGCCCGGCATCACGCCGTCCAACACCCATACCACCCGCGACGGCCGCCACATCACCATCGGCGCCAACGGCGACGCGATCTTCCGCAGGCTGGCGAAGGCGATGGGCCGCGACGATCTCGCCGAGGACCCGACGCTCGCCGACAACGCCGGCCGCGATGCGCGCCGCGACGAGCTCTACGCGCTGATCGACGCCTGGGTGGCGCAGCACGACGAGGCCGCGGTGCTGGCCACGCTGGCCGCCGCCGAGGTGCCGGCCTCGCGCATCTACTCGGTCGCCGACATGTTCGCCGACCCGCAATTCCTCGCCCGCGAGATGCTGCACAGCGTGAAGCTGCCCGACGGGCGCGACTGCCGCATGCCGGGCGTGGTGCCCAGGCTGTCGGCCACCCCGGGCGGCAGCGAGTGGATCGGTCCGGCCCTGGGTGAGCACACCGACGCCGTGCTGCGCAGCCTCGGCTACGACGACGCCCGCATTGCCGCCCTGCGCGCCGAGGGCGCGATCTGA
- a CDS encoding DUF938 domain-containing protein, translated as MPTLDRRQFSPSAARNRDPILAVLQRVLPDAGLVLELGSGTGEHAVHFARHLPALRWQPSDADPAAMPSITDWVAYGALTNVLSPLCFDLAASPWPVAAADAIVAINVLHYSPWESTPALFAGAAAVLPAGGVVYCYGPYRRAGVHTAPSNADFDAWLRSVDPRFAVRDLEAVEVEAQRCGLRLDEVIDMPANNFSLVFRRG; from the coding sequence ATGCCGACCCTCGACCGCCGCCAGTTCTCGCCCTCCGCCGCGCGCAACCGCGACCCCATCCTCGCCGTGCTGCAGCGCGTGCTGCCCGACGCGGGCCTGGTGCTGGAACTCGGCAGCGGCACCGGCGAGCATGCGGTGCATTTCGCCCGTCACCTCCCGGCGCTGCGCTGGCAGCCGAGCGATGCCGACCCCGCGGCGATGCCTTCGATCACCGACTGGGTGGCCTACGGCGCGCTGACCAACGTGCTGTCCCCGCTGTGCTTCGATCTTGCGGCCAGCCCCTGGCCGGTCGCTGCGGCCGACGCGATCGTGGCGATCAACGTGCTGCACTACTCGCCCTGGGAGAGCACGCCCGCGCTGTTTGCCGGTGCGGCGGCGGTCCTGCCCGCAGGCGGCGTGGTCTATTGCTATGGCCCTTACCGTCGCGCGGGCGTCCACACCGCGCCGAGCAACGCCGACTTCGACGCCTGGCTGCGCAGCGTCGATCCGCGCTTCGCCGTGCGCGACCTGGAGGCGGTCGAGGTCGAGGCGCAGCGCTGCGGCTTGCGCCTCGATGAGGTGATCGACATGCCGGCGAACAACTTCAGCCTGGTCTTCCGCCGCGGCTGA
- a CDS encoding hemerythrin family protein: protein MPIFWRPQFRIGHDDIDADHRYLILLINTVELVLRFPDDPRNVELALTELRRYAEYHFEREERIQIACGYIHLDQHKREHRQLLAEIDVLAQRIHATLADPDGGLEGIKAQSGEITAFLRKWLVDHVMKADMQLVPLFRKPVAR, encoded by the coding sequence ATGCCCATTTTCTGGCGACCACAGTTCCGCATCGGCCACGACGACATCGACGCCGACCACCGCTACCTGATCCTGCTGATCAATACCGTCGAGCTGGTGCTGCGCTTCCCGGACGACCCGCGCAACGTCGAGCTGGCGCTGACCGAGCTGCGGCGCTACGCCGAATACCATTTCGAGCGCGAGGAGCGCATCCAGATCGCCTGCGGCTACATCCACCTCGACCAGCACAAGCGCGAACATCGCCAGCTGCTTGCCGAGATCGACGTCCTCGCGCAGCGCATCCACGCCACGCTCGCGGATCCTGACGGCGGGTTGGAAGGCATCAAGGCGCAGAGCGGCGAGATCACCGCCTTCCTGCGCAAGTGGCTGGTGGATCACGTGATGAAGGCGGACATGCAGCTCGTGCCGCTGTTCCGCAAGCCGGTCGCACGCTAG
- a CDS encoding CRISPR-associated endonuclease Cas3'', which translates to MAFYAHSTQRSDRSDWQALAEHLKNVGDIASDKAAIFGARGMAEVAGLLHDLGKYSDDFQRRIAGDAIRVDHATRGAMLAVERYKHIGMLLAYGIAGHHAGLANGSEGSERIALCDRLRGVGLPPLKDDWQREIALPEHITPPKLVPQNGRGMFQFAFFARMLFSCLVDADYLDTESFYDRVAPPGQPNDRSASRGLASPSLESLRERLDTYLSGFDADSHVNRVRAEVLAHTRKAAAHAPGLFSLTVPTGGGKTLASLAFALDHAIGHGLRRVIFVIPFTSIVEQNAAVFRTALGDLGEAAVLEHHSAFVAAQLPRSDVERYQAKEKLRLAMENWDAPIIVTTAVQFFESLFAARPSQCRKLHNIAGSVVILDEAQTLPLKLLRPAVAAIDELARNYRSSIVLCTATQPALNAPEFRGGFAKDQVRELAPNPPELFRRLDRVRVRHVGTLDDDELAVQLRALDQVLCIVNNRRHARAVYQALADLPGARHLTTLMCAKHRSLVLAEVRVRLKAGEPCRLVSTSLIEAGVDISLPAVYRAEAGLDSVAQAAGRCNRNGERPADQSEVRVFATAHGDWAPPPELRQFAQAAQEVMRQPQFRDDPLSPAAIEAYFRLLYWQKGDKELDAADLLGLCAESRIDSLPLETLAAKFRMIDTVQMPVIVPFDDHARRDIESLRFAEKSGGLARKLQPYLVQLPRNGFDALRKSGAIQPVAPARWGEQFMELVNMDIYSREFGIWWEDPTFMESANTII; encoded by the coding sequence ATGGCGTTCTACGCTCATTCCACTCAACGTTCGGACAGATCCGACTGGCAGGCGCTCGCTGAGCATTTGAAGAACGTCGGGGACATAGCCAGCGACAAAGCGGCGATCTTCGGTGCGCGCGGAATGGCCGAGGTCGCGGGACTGCTCCATGATCTCGGCAAATATTCCGACGATTTCCAGCGTCGAATAGCAGGTGACGCCATTCGGGTGGACCACGCGACGCGTGGTGCAATGCTGGCCGTTGAACGCTACAAACACATCGGCATGCTGCTCGCCTATGGCATCGCCGGTCATCATGCTGGCTTGGCAAACGGCAGCGAGGGGAGCGAGCGAATTGCACTTTGCGACCGGCTGAGGGGTGTCGGACTGCCACCGTTGAAGGATGATTGGCAACGCGAGATCGCTCTGCCTGAGCACATAACTCCACCCAAGCTCGTTCCGCAGAACGGGCGCGGCATGTTCCAGTTCGCATTCTTCGCACGTATGTTGTTCTCGTGCCTGGTGGATGCGGATTATCTCGACACCGAGTCGTTTTACGATCGTGTTGCGCCTCCGGGCCAGCCCAACGACCGCAGCGCATCGCGTGGGCTGGCGTCGCCGTCCCTGGAGTCGCTGCGCGAGCGCCTCGATACCTATCTTTCCGGCTTCGACGCCGATTCGCATGTCAATCGCGTCCGGGCGGAAGTCCTTGCTCATACGCGCAAGGCCGCGGCACATGCGCCCGGCCTGTTTTCGCTCACGGTGCCTACCGGCGGCGGAAAGACGCTGGCCTCACTTGCCTTCGCACTCGATCATGCGATTGGGCACGGGCTTCGGCGGGTGATCTTCGTGATCCCCTTCACCAGCATCGTCGAGCAGAACGCCGCGGTGTTCCGCACTGCGCTCGGCGATCTTGGGGAGGCTGCGGTGCTGGAGCACCACAGCGCTTTCGTTGCCGCCCAACTCCCCCGGTCGGACGTTGAGCGTTACCAGGCCAAGGAAAAGCTGCGGCTCGCGATGGAGAACTGGGATGCGCCCATCATCGTCACCACCGCCGTGCAGTTCTTCGAGAGCCTGTTCGCTGCACGGCCGTCACAGTGCCGCAAGCTGCATAACATCGCGGGTAGCGTGGTCATCCTCGACGAAGCGCAGACCTTGCCGCTGAAGTTGCTGCGGCCCGCCGTCGCAGCCATCGATGAGCTGGCCCGTAACTACCGCAGCAGCATTGTCCTGTGCACCGCCACCCAGCCAGCCTTGAACGCACCGGAGTTTCGCGGTGGGTTCGCTAAGGATCAAGTGCGCGAACTCGCTCCGAACCCGCCCGAACTCTTCCGCAGGTTGGACCGGGTGCGGGTGCGACATGTCGGTACGCTCGATGACGATGAGCTCGCGGTCCAACTCCGCGCACTCGACCAGGTGCTGTGCATCGTCAATAACCGCCGCCACGCCCGTGCGGTGTATCAAGCGCTCGCCGACCTGCCTGGCGCGCGCCACCTGACCACGCTGATGTGCGCCAAACACCGCAGTCTGGTGTTGGCCGAGGTTCGGGTGCGCCTCAAGGCCGGCGAGCCTTGCCGGCTGGTTTCGACGTCGCTGATCGAAGCCGGTGTCGATATCTCCCTGCCCGCTGTCTATCGCGCAGAGGCGGGCCTGGACTCCGTCGCCCAAGCCGCGGGGCGCTGCAACCGCAACGGCGAACGGCCTGCCGACCAGAGCGAGGTGCGTGTGTTCGCAACCGCCCACGGCGACTGGGCGCCTCCGCCGGAACTTCGCCAGTTCGCCCAGGCTGCACAGGAGGTCATGCGCCAGCCGCAGTTCCGTGACGATCCGCTGTCTCCGGCGGCGATCGAGGCTTACTTCCGCCTGCTCTACTGGCAGAAGGGCGACAAGGAGCTGGATGCGGCGGATCTGCTCGGCTTGTGCGCGGAGAGCCGAATCGATTCCCTGCCGCTGGAAACGCTGGCAGCCAAGTTCCGCATGATCGACACGGTGCAGATGCCGGTGATCGTGCCCTTCGACGACCACGCGCGCCGCGACATCGAAAGCCTGCGCTTTGCGGAAAAGAGCGGTGGTCTCGCGCGCAAGCTGCAGCCCTACCTCGTGCAATTGCCGCGCAATGGCTTCGATGCGCTGCGCAAGTCGGGTGCTATCCAGCCGGTCGCGCCGGCCAGGTGGGGGGAGCAGTTCATGGAACTGGTGAACATGGACATCTACAGCCGCGAGTTCGGCATCTGGTGGGAGGACCCCACGTTCATGGAGTCGGCAAATACGATCATCTAG
- a CDS encoding diguanylate cyclase, which yields MNREPSTRGASRLADDVAHARSVVLVYLCSALLFGALLMLELRWVDQSIAAVARERGAALFSLIETTREWNARHGGVYVAQTDQVPPNPYLSHPARDLETADGRRLTMINPAYMTRQIAELAAAVEGIRLHITSLDPIRPDNRPDPWEAEALQRFEQGEAEVLALTSEEGEPVHRYMAPLFVVQACLQCHGAQGYAVGDIRGGISVTMPARALTALRDSQRERAALLHLGAFVLAAGLIHGLLAVNRRRVREVKGINAEQERVIQRRTGELAALNRDLAAEAAKQRESTRQLAASEARYRAIFEHTAEGIMVLDAEVRIAQVNPAFCAITGYAVDEVVGRSPSIMASGRHDEAFFADMRAQLAREGSWQGEIWNRRKSGDLYVQWMSVTRIGEPDHPEGYVSTLTDITLRKQAEERIRFRADHDALTGLPNRDLFADRLNSTLAGAIRHGHRFALLAVDLDHFKAVNDRMGHLAGDALLVEAAVRLQACVRESDTVARLGGDEFAVLLTELAGAADAEEVAARICDLLARPFALAEGEARVSASIGIAFGPAPGADLETLRRWADRALYAAKAEGRGRFRVYDAGLGGEAARV from the coding sequence ATGAACCGGGAGCCCAGTACCCGCGGCGCATCGCGCCTCGCAGACGACGTTGCCCACGCGCGCAGCGTGGTGCTCGTCTATCTGTGCAGCGCGCTGCTCTTCGGCGCGCTGCTCATGCTCGAGTTGCGGTGGGTCGACCAGAGCATCGCCGCGGTGGCGCGTGAGCGCGGCGCGGCCTTGTTCTCGCTGATCGAGACCACGCGCGAGTGGAACGCCCGTCACGGCGGCGTCTATGTCGCGCAGACCGACCAGGTGCCGCCCAATCCCTACCTGAGCCACCCGGCGCGCGACCTCGAGACCGCCGACGGTCGCCGCCTGACCATGATCAATCCGGCCTACATGACGCGGCAGATCGCCGAGCTGGCCGCAGCCGTGGAGGGCATCCGGCTGCACATCACCAGCCTCGATCCGATCCGCCCCGACAACCGTCCGGACCCCTGGGAGGCCGAGGCGCTGCAGCGCTTCGAGCAAGGCGAGGCGGAGGTGCTCGCGCTGACGTCCGAAGAGGGTGAGCCGGTTCATCGCTACATGGCGCCGCTCTTCGTGGTGCAGGCCTGCCTGCAGTGCCATGGCGCGCAGGGCTATGCGGTCGGTGACATCCGCGGCGGCATCTCGGTGACGATGCCCGCGCGCGCGCTGACGGCGCTGCGCGACAGCCAGCGCGAGCGCGCTGCGCTCCTGCATCTGGGCGCCTTCGTGCTCGCCGCCGGCCTCATCCATGGCCTGCTGGCGGTGAATCGGCGGCGCGTGCGCGAGGTGAAAGGCATCAACGCCGAGCAGGAGCGCGTGATCCAGCGCCGCACCGGCGAACTCGCCGCGCTCAACCGCGATCTTGCCGCCGAGGCCGCCAAGCAGCGCGAGAGCACGCGCCAGCTTGCGGCGAGCGAGGCGCGCTACCGCGCCATCTTCGAGCACACCGCCGAGGGCATCATGGTGCTCGATGCCGAGGTGCGCATTGCCCAGGTCAATCCCGCGTTCTGTGCGATCACCGGTTATGCCGTGGACGAGGTCGTCGGCCGCAGCCCGTCGATAATGGCGTCCGGGCGTCACGACGAGGCCTTCTTCGCCGACATGCGCGCCCAGCTGGCGCGCGAAGGCAGCTGGCAGGGCGAGATCTGGAACCGGCGCAAGAGCGGCGACCTGTACGTGCAGTGGATGTCGGTCACCCGCATCGGCGAGCCGGATCATCCCGAGGGCTACGTGAGCACGCTCACCGACATCACCCTGCGCAAGCAGGCGGAGGAGCGCATCCGCTTTCGCGCCGACCACGACGCCCTCACCGGACTGCCGAACCGCGACCTGTTCGCCGACCGTCTGAACTCGACGCTCGCCGGCGCCATCCGCCACGGACACCGCTTCGCGCTGCTCGCGGTCGACCTCGACCACTTCAAGGCGGTCAACGATCGCATGGGGCACCTCGCCGGCGATGCGCTGCTGGTGGAGGCGGCCGTCCGGCTGCAGGCCTGTGTACGCGAATCCGACACCGTGGCCCGGCTCGGGGGGGACGAGTTCGCCGTCCTCCTCACCGAGCTCGCCGGGGCGGCCGACGCCGAGGAGGTTGCGGCGCGGATCTGCGACCTGCTCGCCCGCCCCTTTGCGCTGGCGGAGGGCGAGGCCCGCGTCAGCGCCTCGATCGGCATCGCCTTCGGCCCCGCGCCGGGCGCCGACCTGGAGACGCTGCGGCGCTGGGCCGACCGCGCCCTCTACGCCGCCAAGGCCGAGGGGCGCGGACGCTTCCGGGTCTACGACGCCGGCCTGGGGGGCGAGGCGGCGAGGGTCTGA
- the ahpF gene encoding alkyl hydroperoxide reductase subunit F: MLDANIKTQLKAYLERVTQPIEIVASLDDGPKSQEMRALLHDVAEQSALITLSEDGSDARKPSFSVGPKGGEARVRFAGLPMGHEFTSLILALLQAGGYPPKVEAEVIEQIKGLDVELNFETYISLSCHNCPDVVQALNLMAVLNPKIRHAMIDGALFQKEVEARQIMAVPTVYLNGEEFDQGRLELGQILAKVDSGAAARDARKLSEKSAFDVLVVGGGPAGAAAAIYAARKGIRTGVVAERFGGQVMDTLAIENFISVKYTEGPKLVAALEEHVKEYEVDVMNLQRVAALVPGENLHEVKMENGASLKARTVIVATGARWREMNVPGEKEFRGKGVAYCPHCDGPLFKGKRVAVIGGGNSGVEAAIDLAGVVAHVTLLEFADDLRADAVLQKKLYSLPNVKVIKSAQTTEVTGTDKVNGLVYKDRASGTEHRLELEGIFVQIGLLPNTDFLKGTVELSRFGEIIVDAKGHTSVPGVFAAGDCTTVPYKQIIIAMGEGSKAALSAFDHLIRSSAPAM, encoded by the coding sequence ATGCTGGACGCCAACATCAAGACCCAACTGAAAGCCTATCTGGAGCGGGTGACGCAGCCGATCGAGATCGTGGCGTCGCTGGACGATGGTCCCAAGTCGCAGGAAATGCGCGCGCTGCTTCACGATGTCGCCGAGCAGTCCGCACTGATCACCCTGAGCGAGGACGGCAGCGATGCGCGCAAACCCTCGTTCTCAGTCGGCCCGAAGGGCGGCGAGGCCCGCGTCCGCTTCGCCGGCCTGCCGATGGGTCATGAATTCACCTCGCTGATCCTCGCCCTGCTGCAGGCGGGCGGCTATCCGCCCAAGGTCGAGGCCGAGGTCATCGAGCAGATCAAGGGCCTCGACGTCGAGCTCAACTTCGAGACCTACATCTCGTTGTCCTGCCACAACTGCCCGGACGTGGTGCAGGCGCTCAACCTGATGGCGGTGCTCAACCCGAAGATCCGCCACGCCATGATCGACGGCGCGCTGTTCCAGAAAGAGGTCGAGGCGCGCCAGATCATGGCGGTGCCCACGGTGTACCTGAACGGCGAAGAGTTCGACCAGGGCCGCCTCGAGCTCGGCCAGATCCTCGCCAAGGTCGACTCCGGCGCGGCTGCGCGCGACGCCAGGAAGCTGTCGGAGAAGTCGGCCTTCGACGTGCTCGTCGTCGGCGGCGGCCCCGCCGGCGCCGCGGCGGCGATCTACGCCGCACGCAAGGGTATCCGCACCGGCGTGGTGGCCGAGCGCTTCGGCGGCCAGGTCATGGACACGCTGGCGATCGAGAACTTCATCTCGGTGAAATACACCGAGGGTCCCAAGCTCGTCGCCGCGCTCGAGGAGCACGTCAAGGAGTACGAGGTCGACGTCATGAACCTGCAGCGCGTGGCCGCGCTGGTCCCGGGCGAGAACCTGCACGAAGTGAAGATGGAGAACGGTGCCAGCCTCAAGGCGAGGACCGTGATCGTCGCCACCGGCGCGCGCTGGCGCGAGATGAACGTGCCCGGCGAGAAGGAGTTCCGCGGCAAGGGCGTGGCCTACTGCCCGCACTGCGACGGCCCGCTGTTCAAGGGCAAGCGCGTGGCGGTGATCGGTGGTGGCAACTCCGGCGTCGAGGCCGCGATCGATCTTGCGGGCGTGGTCGCCCATGTCACGCTCCTCGAGTTCGCCGACGACCTGCGTGCCGACGCGGTGCTGCAGAAGAAGCTCTACAGCCTGCCCAACGTCAAGGTCATCAAGAGCGCGCAGACCACCGAGGTCACCGGCACCGACAAGGTGAATGGCCTGGTGTACAAGGACCGAGCGTCGGGTACGGAGCACCGACTCGAGCTCGAGGGCATCTTCGTGCAGATCGGCCTGCTGCCCAACACCGACTTCCTCAAGGGTACGGTCGAGCTGTCGCGCTTCGGCGAGATCATTGTCGATGCCAAGGGCCACACCTCGGTGCCGGGCGTGTTCGCTGCCGGCGACTGCACCACGGTGCCGTACAAGCAGATCATCATCGCCATGGGCGAAGGCTCCAAGGCCGCCCTGTCGGCCTTCGACCACCTGATCCGCAGCAGCGCGCCAGCGATGTAA